From Actinoplanes oblitus, a single genomic window includes:
- the ctaJ gene encoding aa3-type cytochrome oxidase subunit CtaJ — translation MSVITTVLVYVIIPAAVIGTVAVIVFAGSDKGKPSKRYRPGRPYEFAPMWFMASPARTVAAGHGHEAPALERGLVIEDSSGAPVRPGPTGGASDKW, via the coding sequence TTGTCTGTAATCACAACCGTTCTGGTCTATGTGATCATCCCGGCCGCGGTCATCGGCACGGTGGCCGTCATCGTGTTCGCCGGCTCCGACAAGGGCAAGCCGTCCAAGCGGTACCGTCCCGGCCGGCCGTACGAGTTCGCGCCGATGTGGTTCATGGCGTCGCCCGCGCGTACCGTCGCGGCCGGCCACGGCCACGAGGCTCCGGCGCTCGAGCGCGGACTGGTCATCGAGGACAGTTCCGGCGCTCCGGTCCGGCCCGGCCCGACAGGAGGCGCAAGTGACAAGTGGTGA
- the rpiA gene encoding ribose 5-phosphate isomerase A translates to MQWKNRPNGLTWSGVIKNEEAKREAAARLAAELKDGQTVGIGSGSTSFLTLQALAARAEREGLSFTAIPTSIEVANACAALGLRTATLNEVRPDWCFDGADEVDAKKRLIKGRGGALYQEKLMMAAAPKAFIVVDQSKIVDRLGQNFAAPVEIDPAALSLIFEQLEGFPGLAEVTLRPAGGKDGPVITERGNLTLDLRFNEIADDAHTRLKQMSGVVETGLFFGYDFELILAG, encoded by the coding sequence ATGCAGTGGAAGAACCGCCCCAACGGCCTGACCTGGTCAGGTGTCATCAAGAACGAGGAAGCCAAGCGGGAGGCGGCGGCCCGGCTCGCCGCCGAGCTGAAGGACGGGCAGACCGTCGGGATCGGCTCCGGCTCGACCAGCTTCCTCACCCTCCAGGCCCTCGCCGCCCGGGCCGAGCGGGAGGGTCTCTCCTTCACCGCGATCCCCACCTCGATCGAGGTGGCGAACGCGTGTGCCGCGCTGGGCCTGCGGACCGCCACGCTGAACGAGGTCCGGCCGGACTGGTGCTTCGACGGCGCCGACGAGGTGGACGCCAAGAAACGGCTGATCAAGGGGCGGGGCGGCGCGCTCTACCAGGAGAAGCTGATGATGGCCGCGGCGCCGAAGGCGTTCATCGTGGTCGACCAGTCCAAGATCGTGGACCGGCTCGGGCAGAACTTCGCGGCCCCGGTGGAGATCGACCCGGCGGCGCTCAGCCTGATCTTCGAGCAGCTCGAGGGCTTCCCCGGGCTGGCGGAGGTCACCCTGCGGCCGGCCGGCGGCAAGGACGGCCCGGTCATCACCGAGCGCGGCAACCTCACCCTGGACCTGCGGTTCAACGAGATCGCCGACGACGCGCACACCCGCCTGAAGCAGATGTCCGGCGTCGTCGAGACCGGCCTGTTCTTCGGGTACGACTTCGAGCTGATCCTGGCCGGCTAG
- a CDS encoding class F sortase: protein MAEETQRPPRMPEAVARKRPAQVIAAPPPGVVTGPLPTPPSQAGRRQRRPVQPGRPRRPRRRTLGAGWIALVMFFIGLFAVGMGLGVATGFDIGMFRDPDQPPPRAFPVLEPSRPRRLTIPDLHVDAPVLEVGRAGDGSVDVPPLKRHNEVGWFGGGPTPGQFGPALFVGHADTRTGPSVFHDLMRLRPRQRIEVLREDGTVAVFEVNSVEHYDKDRLPVHRVYGDYSRPSLRLMTCGGKWLGGDQGYADNVVVYASLIEAEQ from the coding sequence GTGGCGGAGGAGACCCAGCGCCCGCCGCGCATGCCCGAGGCGGTCGCCCGGAAACGCCCGGCCCAGGTGATCGCCGCCCCGCCGCCGGGCGTGGTGACCGGGCCGCTGCCGACGCCGCCGTCCCAGGCGGGGCGGCGGCAACGCAGACCCGTGCAGCCGGGCCGGCCCCGTCGCCCCCGGCGCCGGACGCTCGGCGCCGGCTGGATCGCGCTGGTCATGTTCTTCATCGGACTGTTCGCGGTCGGCATGGGACTCGGCGTGGCCACCGGTTTCGACATCGGGATGTTCCGGGATCCGGACCAGCCGCCGCCGCGCGCCTTCCCGGTGCTCGAGCCGAGCCGGCCGCGGCGGCTCACCATTCCGGATCTGCACGTGGACGCGCCGGTGCTGGAAGTCGGACGGGCCGGCGACGGGTCGGTCGACGTGCCGCCGCTGAAACGGCACAACGAGGTCGGCTGGTTCGGCGGCGGGCCGACGCCCGGCCAGTTCGGGCCGGCGCTCTTCGTCGGGCACGCGGACACCCGGACCGGGCCGTCGGTCTTCCACGACCTGATGCGGCTCAGGCCGCGGCAGCGGATCGAGGTGCTCCGGGAGGACGGCACCGTGGCCGTGTTCGAGGTGAACTCGGTGGAGCACTACGACAAGGACCGGCTGCCCGTGCACCGCGTGTACGGCGACTACAGCCGGCCCTCGTTACGCCTGATGACCTGTGGCGGGAAGTGGCTCGGCGGTGACCAGGGATACGCCGACAACGTGGTCGTGTACGCGTCGCTGATCGAGGCCGAGCAATAA
- a CDS encoding mechanosensitive ion channel family protein, with protein sequence MCKWLTDQNVVPEWVAQGGYVLILKPVRIIAIIAIAMLIRWLLHRTISRLTASTSRAAMPALLKPLKERADVTAEDAQYIPERRRQRAEAIGSVLRSFVSAVVFTMTALLVLGEFGFNLAPLLASAGIVGVALGFGAQSLVKDLIAGLFMLLEDQYGVGDTVDLGEATGVVESVGLRITTVRDSRGVLWYIRNGEIVRVGNKSQGWAMVVIDIPIGFVSSEEAVAVLKEAADAVAEHPDHQTEFIEPPDVVGVETLTVDGATIRTIAKTTADSQVTVQRELRRALTEALENTGLSGRIAASRLAPRSATPPAWHNGPENSSPSMGEQRPGGPA encoded by the coding sequence ATGTGCAAGTGGCTCACCGACCAGAACGTGGTACCCGAATGGGTGGCCCAGGGCGGCTACGTGCTCATCCTCAAGCCGGTCCGGATCATCGCGATCATCGCGATCGCCATGCTGATCCGCTGGCTGCTGCACCGGACGATCTCCCGGCTGACCGCCAGCACCTCGCGAGCCGCGATGCCGGCCCTGCTGAAACCGCTCAAGGAGCGGGCCGACGTCACGGCGGAGGACGCGCAGTACATCCCGGAGCGGCGCCGCCAGCGGGCCGAGGCGATCGGCTCGGTGCTGCGCAGCTTCGTCAGCGCGGTGGTCTTCACGATGACCGCGCTGCTGGTGCTCGGTGAGTTCGGCTTCAACCTGGCCCCGCTGCTGGCCAGCGCCGGCATCGTCGGCGTCGCCCTGGGCTTCGGCGCGCAGAGCCTGGTCAAGGACTTGATAGCCGGTCTGTTCATGCTCCTGGAGGACCAGTACGGCGTGGGCGACACCGTCGACCTGGGCGAGGCCACCGGCGTGGTGGAGAGCGTCGGCCTGCGGATCACCACGGTCCGCGACTCCCGCGGCGTGCTCTGGTACATCCGCAACGGCGAGATCGTCCGGGTCGGCAACAAGAGCCAGGGCTGGGCCATGGTGGTGATCGACATCCCGATCGGCTTCGTCAGCTCCGAGGAGGCGGTGGCGGTGCTGAAGGAGGCCGCCGACGCGGTCGCCGAGCACCCGGATCACCAGACCGAGTTCATCGAGCCGCCGGACGTGGTCGGCGTGGAGACGCTCACCGTCGACGGCGCGACGATCCGGACCATCGCGAAGACCACCGCGGACAGCCAGGTGACAGTGCAGCGGGAGCTGCGCCGGGCGCTGACCGAGGCGCTGGAGAACACCGGGCTGTCCGGGCGGATCGCCGCGTCCCGGCTGGCCCCCCGCTCCGCGACGCCTCCGGCCTGGCACAACGGGCCCGAAAATTCCTCGCCTTCGATGGGTGAGCAGCGGCCGGGCGGACCGGCCTGA
- the pepN gene encoding aminopeptidase N has protein sequence MAGVHNLTQVEAAERSRLLEVTGYDITLDLTDGNGNPGSDTFRSTTTITFQCGEPGADTFIEAAAAKLHSATLNGTPLDLSAWSAEKGLRLPGLAATNVLVVDGDFAYSASGQGLQRSVDPADQEVYLYSQFETADAQRVYAAFDQPDLKSVFTWHVTAPGHWKVVSNMPVERDETGPRGTRTVHFATSARMSTYISAICAGPYHEVRDSHDGIELGVFCRASMARYLDADDLFLITKQGFDFFHEQFGVRYPLPKYDQLWVPDFNAGAMENFGCVTHAEAHYIFRSQVTDYEYEQRANTILHELAHMWFGNLVTMRWWNDLWLNESFAEWASHWCNTHATRFTDAWSTFLAMRKAWGYRQDQLSSTHPVYCEMPDLEAVEVNFDGITYAKGASVIKQLVAYVGLDAFRTGLRAYFAKHAWGNATFDDLLNELETASGRELRKFAAQWLETAQVNTLRPVVELDDEGRYTSVAVLQEAPAGYPTLRTHRIGIGLYDLDGDRLVRRDRLEVDVTGDRTEITALAGVTAPDVLLFNDDDLTYAKLRLDERSMGVLVKHIAGFESSLPRALCWAAAWDMLRDAELAARDYLQLVCSGLPAESDINLTTATLRQAASALVSFADPAWAPTGWAMLAELAESQLGTAEPGSGWQLTWARAYITAARTPEQAAVLRAWLSGGEKPAGLVVDTELRWSLLQALAAIGAATESEIDEELAGDKTASGEREAATARALLPTPENKARVWAELTGPQTPPNWLNRSLLQGFQSTRQVALTAPYAEKFFEVVGDVWARSDSEPAQEFATLAYPTFQISEETVALTDAWLARDGHPASLRRLVAEGRDGILRALKARAKDQAAG, from the coding sequence GTGGCCGGTGTTCACAACCTGACCCAGGTCGAGGCCGCCGAGCGGAGTCGATTGCTCGAGGTGACCGGTTACGACATCACACTCGATCTGACCGACGGAAACGGCAACCCCGGGTCCGACACCTTCCGCTCCACCACGACCATCACGTTCCAGTGCGGCGAGCCGGGCGCCGACACGTTCATCGAGGCGGCGGCGGCGAAACTGCACAGCGCCACGCTGAACGGCACGCCGCTGGACCTCAGCGCCTGGTCGGCCGAGAAGGGCCTGCGGCTGCCCGGCCTGGCGGCGACCAACGTCCTGGTCGTCGACGGCGACTTCGCCTACTCGGCGAGCGGGCAGGGCCTGCAGCGCAGCGTCGACCCGGCGGACCAGGAGGTCTACCTCTACAGCCAGTTCGAGACCGCCGACGCCCAGCGGGTGTACGCGGCGTTCGACCAGCCCGACCTGAAAAGCGTCTTCACCTGGCACGTGACAGCGCCGGGCCACTGGAAAGTGGTCTCGAACATGCCCGTCGAGCGGGACGAGACGGGTCCGCGGGGCACCCGGACGGTCCACTTCGCCACCTCGGCGCGGATGAGCACGTACATCTCGGCGATCTGCGCCGGGCCGTACCACGAGGTCCGCGACTCGCACGACGGGATCGAGCTGGGCGTGTTCTGCCGCGCCTCGATGGCCCGGTACCTGGACGCCGACGACCTGTTCCTGATCACCAAGCAGGGCTTCGACTTCTTCCACGAGCAGTTCGGGGTGCGTTACCCGCTGCCGAAGTACGACCAGCTGTGGGTTCCGGACTTCAACGCCGGCGCGATGGAGAATTTCGGCTGCGTGACGCACGCCGAGGCGCACTACATCTTCCGCTCGCAGGTCACCGACTACGAGTACGAGCAGCGCGCCAACACCATCCTGCACGAGCTCGCCCACATGTGGTTCGGCAACCTGGTCACCATGCGCTGGTGGAACGACCTGTGGCTGAACGAGTCGTTCGCCGAGTGGGCCAGCCACTGGTGCAACACGCACGCCACCCGCTTCACCGACGCCTGGTCGACGTTCCTGGCGATGCGCAAGGCCTGGGGTTACCGGCAGGACCAGCTCTCCTCCACCCACCCGGTGTACTGCGAGATGCCGGATCTGGAGGCGGTCGAGGTCAACTTCGACGGCATCACGTACGCCAAGGGCGCCAGCGTGATCAAGCAGCTGGTCGCGTACGTCGGGCTGGACGCGTTCCGCACCGGTCTGCGCGCTTACTTCGCCAAGCACGCCTGGGGCAACGCCACCTTCGACGACCTGCTCAACGAGCTGGAGACGGCGTCCGGCCGGGAGCTGCGCAAGTTCGCCGCCCAGTGGCTGGAGACCGCGCAGGTCAACACGCTGCGCCCGGTCGTCGAGCTGGACGACGAGGGCCGGTACACCAGCGTGGCGGTGCTGCAGGAGGCGCCGGCCGGCTACCCGACGCTGCGCACCCACCGGATCGGGATCGGCCTCTACGACCTGGACGGCGACCGCCTGGTGCGCCGGGACCGGCTCGAGGTGGACGTCACCGGCGACCGCACCGAGATCACCGCGCTGGCCGGGGTCACCGCGCCGGACGTGCTGCTGTTCAACGACGACGACCTGACGTACGCGAAACTGCGCCTCGACGAGCGCTCGATGGGCGTGCTGGTCAAGCACATCGCGGGCTTCGAGTCGTCGCTGCCGCGGGCGCTGTGCTGGGCCGCGGCCTGGGACATGCTGCGCGACGCCGAGCTGGCCGCCCGGGACTACCTGCAGCTGGTCTGCTCCGGTCTGCCGGCCGAGAGCGACATCAACCTGACCACCGCCACGCTGCGGCAGGCGGCCAGCGCGCTGGTCAGCTTCGCCGACCCGGCGTGGGCGCCGACCGGCTGGGCCATGCTGGCCGAGCTGGCCGAGTCCCAGCTGGGCACCGCCGAGCCGGGCAGCGGCTGGCAGCTGACCTGGGCACGGGCGTACATCACCGCGGCCCGCACGCCGGAGCAGGCCGCCGTGCTGCGGGCCTGGCTCAGCGGCGGGGAGAAACCGGCCGGCCTGGTGGTCGACACCGAGCTGCGCTGGTCGCTGCTGCAGGCGCTGGCCGCGATCGGCGCGGCGACCGAGTCGGAGATCGACGAGGAGCTGGCCGGCGACAAGACCGCCAGCGGTGAGCGGGAGGCGGCGACCGCCCGCGCCCTGCTGCCGACGCCGGAGAACAAGGCCCGGGTGTGGGCCGAGCTGACCGGGCCGCAGACCCCGCCGAACTGGTTGAACCGGTCGCTGCTGCAGGGCTTCCAGAGCACCCGCCAGGTGGCCCTCACGGCGCCGTACGCGGAGAAGTTCTTCGAGGTGGTGGGCGATGTCTGGGCGCGCTCGGACAGCGAGCCGGCCCAGGAGTTCGCCACCCTGGCGTACCCGACGTTCCAGATCAGCGAGGAGACGGTCGCGCTGACCGACGCCTGGCTGGCCCGGGACGGGCACCCGGCGTCGCTGCGCCGGCTGGTCGCCGAGGGCCGGGACGGGATCCTGCGGGCGCTCAAGGCCCGCGCGAAGGACCAGGCCGCGGGCTGA
- a CDS encoding HNH endonuclease encodes MPDIRPTVGSSALVLNATYEPLCVVSVRRATILVLTAKAECVSDGDGILHSAHEQLPVPSVVRLTRYVKVPYRTHVGLSRRAIFARDGGRCAYCRGSAETIDHVFPRSRGGLHAWENVVAACAKCNHSKGDKTPAELGWRLHSIPQAPRGVAWRVLGHRTPDPRWMDWLDLPDTHAATAPAEAA; translated from the coding sequence ATGCCTGACATACGACCCACAGTGGGCTCTTCCGCGTTGGTGCTGAACGCTACCTACGAGCCGCTGTGCGTCGTATCGGTGCGTCGAGCCACCATCCTCGTGCTCACTGCCAAGGCCGAGTGCGTGTCCGACGGTGACGGCATCCTGCACAGCGCGCACGAGCAACTCCCGGTCCCCTCCGTGGTCCGCCTCACGCGGTACGTGAAGGTGCCCTACCGCACGCACGTCGGCCTCTCCCGTCGTGCCATCTTCGCCCGTGACGGCGGCCGTTGCGCGTACTGCCGGGGTTCGGCCGAGACCATCGACCACGTCTTCCCGCGCAGCCGCGGCGGCCTGCACGCCTGGGAGAACGTCGTGGCCGCCTGCGCCAAGTGCAACCACAGCAAGGGCGACAAGACCCCCGCCGAGCTGGGCTGGCGGCTGCATTCCATACCGCAGGCACCACGTGGAGTGGCGTGGCGGGTGCTCGGGCATCGCACGCCCGACCCCCGCTGGATGGACTGGCTCGACCTGCCCGACACCCACGCCGCCACGGCTCCCGCCGAGGCGGCGTAA
- a CDS encoding Uma2 family endonuclease: MLSQGSPVRWTAPDGRWTEPDLHLFPQDGHRYEIVDGSLHVTPPPPGPAHDAAVEAVVLALRAAAPPDWWVCARLGVEIDSSSLVPDVTVLRPRSSGAIWVDPADVALVVEVESPETRRYDRLLKPAVYASAGIPAYWRVEPGAALSVHMLDGAAYRQLQRVEGAEPVKLDAPYPIRVSRF, from the coding sequence ATGCTGAGCCAGGGTTCGCCGGTGCGATGGACCGCTCCGGACGGCCGGTGGACCGAGCCCGACCTGCACCTGTTCCCCCAGGACGGGCACCGCTACGAGATCGTCGACGGCAGCCTGCACGTCACCCCGCCGCCACCCGGCCCGGCACACGACGCCGCTGTCGAGGCGGTGGTGCTCGCCCTGCGCGCGGCCGCCCCGCCGGACTGGTGGGTCTGCGCCCGGCTGGGCGTCGAGATCGACTCCAGCAGCCTGGTGCCGGACGTGACGGTGTTGCGCCCGCGCTCGTCCGGGGCGATCTGGGTGGATCCGGCCGATGTGGCACTGGTGGTCGAGGTGGAGTCACCCGAGACCCGGCGTTACGACCGCCTGCTCAAACCCGCGGTGTACGCGTCGGCGGGCATCCCGGCCTACTGGCGGGTGGAGCCGGGCGCGGCGCTCTCCGTGCACATGCTGGACGGTGCGGCGTACCGGCAGCTGCAACGCGTCGAGGGCGCCGAGCCGGTGAAGCTCGACGCCCCCTACCCGATCAGGGTCAGCCGTTTCTAG
- a CDS encoding alpha/beta hydrolase produces MEESNEAETGPALPLPVVADLDAGGVPARLYATRPDAPILVYLHGGGWCYGSIETVDRFCRRVADRSGLAVLSVGYRLAPEHVHPAALDDVAAVLDHVRKNGAELGVDPSRLAIGGDSAGGQLATVTARRQRDAGTPLDFQVLIYPALDPLTSAESYDELGEYGLDRASMRLAWETFVPDPMTRLTPDVAPLAVADLAGMPPTLLITAEYDALRDEGADYADALVAAGVPVVHTRYMGVNHGFARKIATIDAARAAADQVAAALRAALTF; encoded by the coding sequence ATGGAGGAGTCCAACGAGGCGGAGACCGGGCCGGCGCTGCCGCTGCCGGTCGTCGCCGATCTGGACGCCGGTGGCGTGCCCGCCCGGCTGTACGCCACCCGGCCGGACGCCCCGATCCTCGTCTACCTGCACGGCGGCGGCTGGTGTTACGGCAGCATCGAGACGGTGGACCGGTTCTGCCGTCGGGTCGCCGACCGGTCCGGCCTGGCGGTGCTGTCGGTGGGCTACCGGCTCGCCCCGGAGCACGTCCACCCGGCCGCCCTGGACGACGTCGCCGCGGTGCTCGACCACGTCCGCAAGAACGGCGCCGAGCTGGGCGTCGACCCGTCCCGGCTGGCCATCGGCGGGGACAGCGCCGGCGGCCAGCTGGCCACCGTCACCGCCCGCCGCCAGCGCGACGCCGGCACCCCGCTGGACTTCCAGGTGCTGATCTACCCGGCCCTCGACCCGCTGACCTCCGCCGAGTCCTACGACGAGCTGGGCGAGTACGGCCTGGACCGGGCCTCGATGAGGCTGGCCTGGGAGACCTTCGTCCCGGATCCGATGACCCGGCTCACCCCGGACGTGGCCCCGCTCGCGGTCGCCGACCTGGCCGGGATGCCGCCCACCCTGCTGATCACGGCGGAGTACGACGCGCTGCGCGACGAGGGCGCCGATTACGCGGACGCCCTGGTCGCCGCCGGGGTGCCGGTGGTGCACACCAGGTACATGGGGGTGAACCACGGTTTCGCCCGCAAGATCGCCACCATCGACGCGGCGCGGGCCGCGGCCGACCAGGTGGCCGCCGCCCTGCGCGCCGCGCTGACGTTCTAG
- a CDS encoding DUF5130 family protein, giving the protein MTSGELVEADREGPFSTRQLLRLDEALRIADQATGLTFSIYLGELAEPIRESAEKLHSEIVNPHRAVLLAVSPNQRRLEIVTGDEARKRITDRDAKLAAFGMAGSFAGGDLVGGLLIGLDQLASHAGKS; this is encoded by the coding sequence GTGACAAGTGGTGAGCTGGTCGAGGCCGACCGCGAGGGTCCGTTCTCGACCCGGCAGCTGCTGCGCCTCGACGAGGCGCTCCGGATCGCCGACCAGGCGACCGGGCTGACCTTCAGCATCTACCTCGGCGAGCTGGCGGAACCGATCCGTGAGTCCGCCGAGAAACTGCACAGCGAGATCGTGAACCCGCACCGGGCGGTGCTGCTCGCGGTCTCGCCGAACCAGCGCCGGTTGGAGATCGTCACGGGCGACGAGGCCCGCAAGCGGATCACCGACCGGGACGCGAAACTGGCGGCGTTCGGCATGGCCGGTTCGTTCGCCGGCGGTGACCTGGTCGGCGGCCTGCTGATCGGCCTGGACCAGCTCGCCTCGCACGCCGGTAAGTCCTGA
- a CDS encoding DUF1015 family protein, with product MTVVHPISRAWITTGGTGAQNYDEFADDAEITDIIAANAHSSLAVEMPHLAPESLGKTFAESLPDAVVRLERDKAEGHYRQAEHVVVLYRITAKDEAPAYGLWSLVDTDQISTSADEPGLVIRNEDVFIAKVRERVALADALRTLLSPVLLLQTGKGEELHAALAEACDAAGEPAATDTDQSGRTHAIWVLGPGRTQDRLTELAGGGELVVADGNHRSLAAQTGGLPRFLAVITTPASVAIQPYNRLVGELPVRPEELVERLRAAGATVTELPRAAALPGKGTIEMYAGGRSYAVGLPADPAGSVVENLDHALVERVLLGDVLGLDPGDKRISYIGGDYPVEWLRGEVDAGRAELAVLVAPVTVDDFVAVNLARLKLPRKSTWFTPKARGGLVLAQLD from the coding sequence ATGACGGTCGTGCACCCGATCAGCCGGGCCTGGATCACCACTGGCGGTACCGGAGCCCAGAACTACGACGAGTTCGCCGACGACGCCGAAATCACCGACATCATCGCGGCCAACGCGCACAGCTCGCTGGCCGTGGAAATGCCGCATCTCGCGCCCGAGTCCCTCGGCAAGACCTTCGCGGAATCCCTCCCGGACGCCGTCGTCCGGTTGGAGCGCGACAAGGCCGAGGGCCACTACCGGCAGGCTGAGCACGTCGTGGTGCTCTACCGGATCACCGCGAAGGACGAGGCGCCCGCCTACGGCCTGTGGAGCCTGGTCGACACCGACCAGATCTCCACCAGCGCCGACGAGCCGGGCCTGGTCATCCGCAACGAGGACGTCTTCATCGCCAAGGTCCGCGAGCGGGTGGCGCTCGCCGACGCGCTGCGGACCCTGCTCTCCCCGGTGCTGCTGCTGCAGACCGGCAAGGGCGAGGAGCTGCACGCGGCGCTGGCCGAGGCCTGCGACGCCGCGGGCGAGCCGGCGGCCACCGACACCGACCAGAGCGGCCGCACCCACGCCATCTGGGTGCTCGGCCCGGGCCGGACGCAGGACCGGCTGACCGAGCTGGCCGGCGGCGGTGAGCTGGTGGTCGCCGACGGCAACCACCGCAGCCTGGCCGCGCAGACCGGTGGCCTGCCGCGTTTCCTCGCCGTGATCACCACGCCGGCCTCGGTCGCGATCCAGCCGTACAACCGGCTGGTCGGCGAGCTCCCGGTCCGCCCGGAGGAGCTGGTGGAGCGGCTCCGCGCGGCCGGTGCGACGGTCACCGAGCTGCCGCGCGCCGCGGCGCTGCCCGGCAAGGGGACCATCGAGATGTACGCCGGTGGCCGCTCCTACGCGGTCGGCCTCCCCGCCGACCCGGCCGGCAGCGTGGTGGAGAACCTGGACCACGCGCTGGTCGAGCGGGTGCTGCTGGGCGACGTGCTGGGCCTCGACCCGGGCGACAAGCGGATCTCCTACATCGGTGGCGACTACCCGGTCGAGTGGCTGCGCGGCGAGGTCGACGCCGGCCGTGCCGAGCTGGCCGTGCTGGTCGCGCCGGTGACCGTCGACGACTTCGTCGCTGTCAACCTGGCCCGGCTGAAGCTGCCGCGCAAGAGCACCTGGTTCACCCCGAAGGCGCGGGGCGGTCTGGTGCTGGCCCAGCTCGACTGA
- a CDS encoding DNA-directed RNA polymerase II, producing MPEQPQWSERTLDMPPQDPWAEPPTVTAPAGPPGDDPTRVQHAPAGDDRTRVQHAPAGDDRTRVQSGPAGSDRTRVQSGPAPATPPAAPPSPFSRGRAVVTPREQRRDEFTAVHEPTGTGWPGAGMPREQHSLGWHLRQLRRGGEWSTAAVLFAFVCWGIWALSDGGSLATPVVVFIITLLVGVGVFFLARLVGRVVLERYLHRPRHTARGAHMVAGLYLAGVGITFLRQTAWVMDAVNWIKDLF from the coding sequence ATGCCGGAGCAACCGCAGTGGTCGGAGCGGACGCTCGACATGCCGCCGCAGGATCCGTGGGCCGAGCCGCCGACGGTGACCGCGCCGGCCGGGCCGCCGGGCGACGACCCCACCCGCGTGCAGCACGCGCCGGCGGGCGACGACCGCACCCGCGTGCAGCACGCGCCGGCGGGCGACGACCGCACCCGCGTGCAGTCCGGGCCGGCGGGCAGCGACCGCACCCGCGTGCAGTCCGGGCCGGCGCCGGCCACCCCGCCGGCCGCGCCGCCGTCCCCGTTCAGCCGGGGCCGCGCCGTGGTCACCCCGCGCGAGCAGCGCCGCGACGAGTTCACGGCGGTCCACGAGCCGACCGGCACCGGGTGGCCCGGCGCCGGGATGCCGCGGGAGCAGCACAGCCTCGGCTGGCACCTGCGCCAGCTGCGCCGCGGCGGCGAGTGGAGCACGGCAGCGGTGCTGTTCGCCTTCGTCTGCTGGGGCATCTGGGCGCTCTCCGACGGCGGCTCGCTGGCCACCCCGGTGGTGGTCTTCATCATCACGCTGCTGGTCGGGGTGGGCGTCTTCTTCCTCGCCCGGCTGGTCGGCCGGGTGGTGCTGGAGCGCTATCTGCACCGGCCGCGGCACACCGCCCGCGGCGCGCACATGGTCGCCGGGCTCTACCTGGCCGGCGTCGGCATCACCTTCCTGCGCCAGACCGCGTGGGTGATGGACGCCGTCAACTGGATCAAGGATTTGTTCTAG
- a CDS encoding mycothiol-dependent nitroreductase Rv2466c family protein — protein MTERATVDMWFDPICPWAWMTSRWLLEVEKVRPLDVRFHVMSLSVLNEGRDLPEQYRDLMSKGWGPVRVCIAAAETAGPDVLRDLYTALGTRIHLQKYELDEKLYREALTEVGLDPELAAAANSDSRDEALRDSHNAGMKPVGTDVGTPVIHAPGPNPDEKIAFFGPVVTPAPKGDAAGKLWDGVLLVAGTPGFYEIKRSREIGPIFD, from the coding sequence ATGACTGAACGCGCCACCGTCGACATGTGGTTCGACCCCATCTGCCCCTGGGCCTGGATGACCTCTCGCTGGCTGCTCGAGGTGGAGAAGGTGCGCCCCCTGGACGTCCGTTTCCACGTGATGAGCCTGTCGGTGCTGAACGAGGGCCGTGATCTCCCGGAGCAGTACCGGGACCTGATGTCCAAGGGCTGGGGCCCGGTCCGGGTCTGCATCGCGGCCGCCGAGACAGCCGGCCCGGACGTGCTGCGTGACCTCTACACCGCCCTCGGCACCCGTATCCACCTGCAGAAGTACGAGCTGGACGAGAAGCTGTACCGGGAGGCGCTGACCGAGGTCGGCCTCGACCCCGAGCTGGCCGCGGCGGCGAACAGCGACAGCCGCGACGAGGCCCTGCGGGACAGCCACAACGCCGGGATGAAGCCGGTCGGCACCGACGTGGGCACCCCGGTGATCCACGCGCCCGGCCCCAACCCGGACGAGAAGATCGCCTTCTTCGGGCCGGTGGTCACCCCGGCGCCCAAGGGCGACGCGGCCGGCAAGCTCTGGGACGGCGTGCTGCTGGTCGCCGGCACCCCGGGCTTCTACGAGATCAAGCGGAGCCGGGAGATCGGTCCGATTTTCGATTAG